The genomic stretch tgtggaagacagcaaagtaaaaaaggtagaagtgtgcaagtactgtcgagttactacacATATTGTGACAAATAAGATGGCCAAGAAtgttggaaagtaaccaaaatcaataatttcatacagtatataaaaagcatttcagGATATCTATATAActtaaatagctaaaaataaacaccgaaaaacagaagccctaaatatacagTACCTTAACATTTTCAATTCAGGACACGTCTATATTCAAGAGATATCAATTTATGAACAAAAAGATTTAAGGCTGATTACAAAACAGTTCCGCACCAATGAATGTCAGTTAGCTAACAGGACACACCATAAAAATCCATTACTTGCATCCCAGCGTATGACCTGTGCTGACTGGAGCACTGCTTTACATTCCCCCCGGCAGCACACCTGCCATGAGCTTGAGGTCGATATTCAGTACGCTTCTCTGTACCACAAACTGAATGCACCAATCATCTATCCCTGATTCTCAAGAGAAAACAGCAGCCCAGGTTTTCcatccatttaaaatacactgaacaaaaatataaaacccaacatgcaacaatttcaaagattttactgagtaacagttcatataaggaaatcattcatttgaaataaattcattaggccctaatctatggatttcacatgactgggaatagaGATATGCATCTGTTAGTGACAGGTAGGAgagtggatcagaaaaccagtcagtatctggtgtgaccaccatttgcctcctgcagcgcaacacatctccgtcgcatagagttgatcaggctgttgattgtggcctgtggaatgttgtcccactcctcttcaatggctgtgcgaagttgctggatattggcgggaactggaacatgctggtacacgtcgatccagaggatcccaaaacatgctcaatgggtgacatgtctggtgagtatgcaggccatggaagaactgggacattttcagcttccaggaattgtgtacagatccttgcgacatggggccgtgcattatcatgctgaaacatgaggtgatggcggcggatgaatggcacgacaatgggcctcaggatctcgtcatggtatctctgtgcattcaatttgccatcgataaaatacaattgtgctcattgtccgtagcttatgcctgcccataccataaccccaccgtgaccctggggcactctgttcacaacattgacatcagcaaaccgctcgcccacacaacgccatacacgctgtctgccatctgcctggtagagttgaaaccaggattcatccgtgaagagcacacttctccagtgtgccagtggccatcgaaggtgagcatttgcccactgaagtcagtgacgacaccaaactgcagtcaggtcaagaccttggtgaggatgacagtttgtgcagaaattcttcggttgtgcaaatgcacaatttcatcagctgtccgggtggctggtctcagatgaccccgcaggtgaagaagctggatgtggaagtcctgggctggcgtggttacacgtggtctgcggttgtgaggcaggttggacgtactgccaaattctctaaaatgacgttggaggcggcttatggtagataaatgaacatttaattctctggcaacagctctggtggacattcctgcagtcagcatgccaattgcacgctccctcaaaacttgagacatctgtggcattgtgttgtgtgacaaaactgcacattttagagtggccttttattgtcctcagCACAAGCTGCACCTGTGtgatgatcatgctgtttaatcagcttcttgatatgccacacctgacaagtggatggattatcttggcaaaggagaaatgctcactaacagggatatcaactaatttgtgcacaaaatttgagagaaataagctttttgtgcatatggaaaatttctgggatcttttatttcagctcatgaaacatgggaccaacactttacatgctgcgtttatatttttgttcattgtatGAACCACAGACACAACCACTGAGACTAGATAGTGTATGGTGTTTATTCTGTGCAACCTGCCATAAAATCATTTTCTGGACTGAAGCTAAGCGGTGAGGACCGCTAGCATGTAAACCAGGCTTATCGGGTTTTCCCCCTATCCCTGCTCTGTCCCTGACTGGATACCTGGCTGTCCTGGGGGCTGCTGGATAGGTGAAGAGCCCCCCATGTTGTTGGGCCCTGGCTGCCGACTGTTCCCCATTCCTTGGTGTGGCTGGAACATCATCCCGCCCTGGGCGGGGCAAGGGACCCCAAACAAGGGTCCAGGGGCGGGGCCTAGCAACCCGTCACCTGTCAATCAAACACACAGCTGCAGGTTCACACTCCTATTCTTCACTTGATTCCCTTGCTTTGAATAACCAGAGCCCCAATAACGGAAAGCGATACCCAAGAGAACCCCATGCTCTATTAAACTCTGTTAGGGATTTGTATCCTGTGATTAAGTGTGAAACCTGATACCCTGTGCCCAAACAATAATCACGGATCGTTGGTGTAGTACGGGCTTCCACACATTGGAAGGTATGCCAATAATTCATGATCTCCAATAGAACACAGTTTCCCAATATTTCACCTGGTTTACACAGTGATCAGTGATACCCAACAGTAGGCAGTTACCTGATAAAATACCATAGGCCATACTTACAAAGTCtacagcatttgttttgtaaaagtaaaaacaaaaacggctAATTCTACATAACTTGGATGTAGGAACTCCTTAATTACTACAGcaatctttttagaaaaaaaaaaaaaccctggtgtTTGAATACGGACCCTGGTTTGTAGTACGGAACCCAAAAGTAGTGAGTTACCCATTAGATTGCAGAACCCAGAAACCTCCTAAACACCTGGTTCACACTGTGGAACATAATAGTAGTCCTGCAACCCACCAAACACCTAGTTTGTACTGTAGTACCCAGGGTGTGATTTGACATGGAGGGGATTTCTCTGGATCTGCTTTATGTACCTCAGGTTCTGCACTTTTAATTTTCATCCCCAGCAGGGAAAACAGATTTCACACTTACGCCTTTCtgctggaaaatgtattttatacagatgatatcaccgtgtaacaattttttttttgttgttcctgggtagtaagtgttatttcctaattgcttatgcctcaaaagtatagaaaatggctattattccccacaaactttgcttttgtgaccaggacaggtaaatttcaaaatcactatttccaatgagaaaacgggcgaatgtgttttcgttcacataaagtcagaaaaaaacaacatatgaatccaaattaacatgtatttatactaaaataatacaaaaatgactacaaaagatttagaagcgagtattTTTTTGagacttacgattatactgtaaatttacgaCCTTTCCTGctaaaaaaatagatcagcattgaatcttttaaaaaacagtaaagttacaaaaatgaaGAGAATCAAcagcagataaataaaataaaaaaaaaaattaattgttggACAGAAAAGAAGTCATTTGTATTGGTTACACCTTTAAAATTAAAGGTCTGAATTAAAGAACGTTTGCATTTTGACATTTAGGGTTCCCGTATGTTGATTGGGACACTTTATGTAAGGAACACaggaagtgagaatgagagagaaacTGCCAGCAAGACTAAACAGCTACACTATCCCATTTCCTCTGTACACCTCTTAATGTGTGCTATCCCAATAAGGCTTTTGAACTCACGTTATTGCACATCAACAATTAATACCCAAGCCTTACACAATCTTCTTAAAGAAATGAGTTATCAGAAGCCACATCAGAAGAACAGCTGCCCGTTGTTTCTGCTGGGATTGGATAAGTTTACAGTGGTTATTTGGTAACGAAACAAATACTACAGAGTGGGATGAACTGTTTTACTGCAAGTCAGGGCCGCTTCGTTCGTTCCATGCTCAGTTATTTTTGAGGTAAAAATACACTTCCTACAGGAGTAAGTTATCAAGGAAGTTATGTGCAATTACATGTCcgagtgctttaaaataaataaataaataaaaattataagcGTACGTTGTTATTGACTTTTAgttagagaataataataaaaaaaatacaaaaacatgtaaatgaCAATAACTTTTTTGGCAGTTGCCACATGACTGACGTATTGAAGTCTTTACTACAGGTTTGCCTactgtgtgttgtattttatcCCCCCTACTGGAAATGTGACAAATCACACTCTGGTGGTACCCAACAGTAAGCTGTTATCCGATAACACAACTGGTCTGGATTGCGAAACCCAGTTGCGTAATGAACTTTACATTTTGGAACACAATAGTAACCATTTACCCAATAATAAATGGCTGGGAGTGTGAAACTTACTgcaaaaacatattacaaaaaagaCTGGAATGTCAGAGAAGTTGGGAGCGGTTTGTAGCCCAGATCACTCATCATTTTTATGTTACAGTCAAATCTGTATTAAAGTCACTTGTGCAAAGAAACCACCAAtgaaaacacctttaaaaaactttttagtttttcctttgTCAAAGTGCACCACCCTTCAGACACCACAATTTATACCTTTACACTTATTCCCTCCATACAAGACACCATAACATGCAGGGTCCCCTTTACAAATGCACATCCTGAAGTAGGATTCCCATGGGTGCTACAAGGCAAGTGTAAGGCTGTGtgtgaagaaatgttttaatggtTCCgcttggggtcaattcctgtttttcaattccagttccttcgaaggaattggaattgatattccAGGAGACATAATATTCTGAATAAACTTTACAAAGCCAAATGGAGTGGAGTGACTGTTACCTTTGCTGTTGGGACCTGGTCCCTGCTGCACCAATCCAGACATCAATGGAGGCGGCCCTTGATTCTGTCCCCCCTGTAGAATGCACACAGACTTCAattgaacatttcatttttagaaacaacatttaaaaaggtcACAGCTTTGCTAATCTTTTTTGTAATCTGTGCTTTATTTTACTGCCTAATGTGACAcccaaataaagaaatacatttaaatgcagttctgtgaaaaaaaaggaAGTGTCACAGCCATCAAACTGTACCAGAATGTTGCTTTCTTGAGGGACAACCCTTAATGTTCACAAATGCTCAGAAGATAGCAGCACTTACCTGGTTGAACGGTGGCCTGGGCCCTTCACCCAACAGGGGTGGCTTGCCTTGCTGCATAAACGGGGGTGGCCCCTGCATGGTGCCAGGTCCTTGCATGTTTCCCTGCCCCGGCATGTGCCCAGGACCCTGCATGTTGTTGTGTCCGTGCAGGCCTTGGGGTACCCTGGGGGGGTTTTGCTGTCCCTGTGGCCCAATAGGAGGAGGCCCTATCATTGCCCCTTGCATGGGTGGCCCTGGGTGGCCTCTCATGTCCTGTGGTGAAGGGTGGCCCATCATGCCTCCCTGTGTCAGAGGCATTCTCATGTCCTGGGGGCCCATCATGCCTCCTTGGGGATGGGGTCCCTGATTGTTTTGAGGCCCCATTCCACGGGGTGGGGGACCCATCATGCCTCCTGGAGGTCCCTGCATTCCCCCCGGAGGTGGTCCAGGCATCCCTCTCGGTCCAGGGGGCATTCCAGGAGGCCCATGCATCCCCTTGCCAGGCATCCctggtggcccctgatgccccaTGTGCCCTTGAGGGCCTGGGTGCCTCTGCATACCCTGGGGTCCATGCATGTCCTGGGGCCCCATGAAGCCCTGTGGACCTGGGGGGCCCTGGTGGTGCTGGGGTCCGGGAGGGCCCATTTGTCCCTGAGGAATGAAAGGTCCCTGTGGGCCAGTGGGACCCATAGGCATGTTGGGGGGCATCTGCTGAGGAGGGAGCGATGGCTGGAAACCTTGTAGAGGAGTGGGCATGGGCCCTTGGCCTGGGAATGAAGGCATGGCACCCTGCAGGGTGGGGGGGCCCTGCTCAGATTGCTTTTGTGCCATCCGTTCAATCTTCATTtgctggagagacagagagagaaagagagagagaagcaagtAAATAAGCAAGTCATTCTTGTATGTTTTTGGTGTGTTAAATAACAACTGATTCTCAAAAGACTGAATATGTTATAGATATGAAAAGTAACTGACATCTTTTGTAGGAGCCTACCTGTTTTAACAGTAATTGCCTTCAGAATAAAGTTGGTCCCGATAACTTTCTACAGCCATTTTAAAAGAGCATATATTTTAGGTACAAACTGCAGACTACAGCAGCAAAAATGATTTTCCAGAAGAGGTGCTTTTGAGCATTCAGCTTACTCCCTTGATGAGAATCTATCACTGTATTATTACTTTCGCCTATTGCCGAGACTAGCGTTGCTAGTAGCATGTCACGTTTCCCCCCATTACAAGACTGGGAAAGCAGGCTCTGAGGTTCCATGCACACCTCCCTCAAGCATCATGCATTGCTCAGCTGTGAATGCCACTACCTCTAAGAGTAGCGGGTTGGTGTACTGTAGGGCTGCCATTTCTTGCTCAATCTCTGCTTGcgttttctttttcatgtctACCTTCTTCTCGTCTTTCCTTTCTTTCGGGACCTCTCCAGGGGGCAACGCTGGCACCTTGTTCTCTGCCCAGGCCTACAGGAAACAGGCAAGATGAGCTTAGAGATATgaacaggcaggcagacaaaaTGTGTCACACAGATATGCACCTAATATTAAACAGCCAATCTGGATGTGGTACTTCCAGTAGACAGCTATAACATCTCAGTCCATTACAATCCTAAGCTCTTTTGCATTTAAACATTAACTAAGTAACaagtacatttattaaaagcaaaaagCTTCAAATGTCATCTTAAGATGTTTGCCATCATCATGAGCTCTGGATTCTGATGCTCCAATACACAGTTAGCATTTCTCTCGATATCCAGCTTTACTGGCTTTGAACTACCTTTGAGATTGACTGGAGAATTAACTGCCTAGCCGTGAacattcaaaccatgtgatctttcaactctgctggcccaaCCGATTCCCCTAGAGAGCGTGAGTAGGTTGCCAAGTTGAAAGGCCATTTtctcacatgatttgaatggaagtGTTTTCAGTCCTAGGCAATTTCCCAGATAAGCTCAAAGACAGATAAAGAATTCGATAACTCAATATTCGATCAAAAGAAGCCAGACCCACTCACACAACACAATTTCAAACATCAAAAAAGGCATAGGTGAACAACGAAATACCAATTAAAGGAAGATGTCCAAAGATATTCAGTGGTGGATGTGTGTTTATGCAGGGGTCAAGCTGGGAGTGCAGACAGCACGTTTGGCGTTACCTGTTGGAACTGCGCTGGGATGGGCTTAGCGTAGGGCACTTTCTTCTGAGGAACTTTCTTCAGATCCTTCAGCATCATCTCCTCTACCCCCCAGTCCAGACCGGGTATCGTCATCTCCATTTCATCCAGCTCCTCCTTACCTGCAGACACACAGCTTATCAAAGACCTCCGGTAGCTGACTGTAGAGCCAGCCGAAAAGCAACTCAAAGCTATCCCGCTCCAATACCCAACTCAATGTCCATCCTGATGGGTTTCTTACCAGTCTGCTCTTGTTCCATGGCTATCTTCAACTGCTCTGGGATCCCCATTCCTGGGATGGCAGCCATACTGTTGGGCTCAATGTCATCTATAGGTAAAAGAGAGTAGGGGATGAAAGACTGGAGCATAAACACTTCAGTTCTGTGTGTaatacattgtaactgtaattaaCATAAGTAAATGATTCTCcattaattaatatgaaaaagtCAGAGaggttcttatgttcttactccaCGTTATTAAAAGAGCCACTAAAcatcataacattaaaaatatgaAGATCTCAAATGGTTCATGCGATATTACCACTTTAAATACTGCACTGGTGGGATGTTTAAAAACTACTACAGACAAAGTCTCAGAGGCAGCGagtacctttattttttaataggcaATAGAAAGTACTccagatttaaaataattaccAGGATTACAGATTTTTTCAAAATCTGTAATCCGGTTCAAAAttatctggattttgtaatcctatattttgtcaTCAGGATTATATGAATGGTTTAGTtccagtttttcagaaaatgttacTGCTGGATTAAATTTATCCAGATTATAAATAATCACGATTACGAAATCCAT from Polyodon spathula isolate WHYD16114869_AA chromosome 11, ASM1765450v1, whole genome shotgun sequence encodes the following:
- the LOC121323010 gene encoding pre-mRNA 3' end processing protein WDR33-like isoform X3; the encoded protein is MATDITSPPRFFHMPRFQHQAPRQLFYKRPDFAQQQAMQQLTFDGKRMRKAVNRKTIDYNPSVIRHIENRLWQRDYRDLRVIQPDAGYYNDLVPPVGMLKNPMNAVTTKFVRTSTNKVKCPVFVVRWTPEGRRLVTGASSGEFTLWNGLTFNFETILQAHDSPVRAMTWSHNDMWMLTADHGGYVKYWQSNMNNVKMFQAHKEAIREASFSPTDSKFATCSDDGTVRIWDFQRCHEERILRGHGADVKCVDWHPTKGMVVSGSKDSQQPIKFWDPKTGQSLATLHAHKNTVMEVKWNLNGNWLLTASRDHLCKLFDVRNLKEELQVFRGHKKEATAVAWHPVHEGLFASGGSDGSLLFWHTGVEKEVGGMEMAHEGMIWSLAWHPLGHILCSGSNDHTSKFWTRNRPGDKMRDRYNLNLLSGMSEDGVEYDDIEPNSMAAIPGMGIPEQLKIAMEQEQTGKEELDEMEMTIPGLDWGVEEMMLKDLKKVPQKKVPYAKPIPAQFQQAWAENKVPALPPGEVPKERKDEKKVDMKKKTQAEIEQEMAALQYTNPLLLEQMKIERMAQKQSEQGPPTLQGAMPSFPGQGPMPTPLQGFQPSLPPQQMPPNMPMGPTGPQGPFIPQGQMGPPGPQHHQGPPGPQGFMGPQDMHGPQGMQRHPGPQGHMGHQGPPGMPGKGMHGPPGMPPGPRGMPGPPPGGMQGPPGGMMGPPPRGMGPQNNQGPHPQGGMMGPQDMRMPLTQGGMMGHPSPQDMRGHPGPPMQGAMIGPPPIGPQGQQNPPRVPQGLHGHNNMQGPGHMPGQGNMQGPGTMQGPPPFMQQGKPPLLGEGPRPPFNQGGQNQGPPPLMSGLVQQGPGPNSKGDGLLGPAPGPLFGVPCPAQGGMMFQPHQGMGNSRQPGPNNMGGSSPIQQPPGQPGIQSGTEQG